The window CTTTCAAACTATTCTTTTTTCTAGGTTCGGCGCGTCCGCTCCGGACTTCCTTTGCAGCGCGCATTTACAAATGTAGCCCCTTTTCCCAGACTTGTCAACTCCTTTTTGGAAAATATTTTTTTGCTTCCTGAAAGTGGCGAAATAGCGGGCTTCGCGTACAATCGATCGCGGTGTTTCGGATCAGAGGTCAAGGTGGCTTTATCTTTTCAGGCAGTAATTGCGACGTTAAATCAATTTTGGAGCGATCGCGGTTGTGCGATCGCGCAGCCCTACGATACGGAGAAGGGCGCAGGAACGATGAACCCTCATACCTTTTTGCGGGCGATTGGCCCAGAACCCTGGTCGGTGGCTTATGTAGAGCCGTCGCGCCGTCCGACAGACGGGCGCTACGGAGAGAACCCAAATCGCTATCAGCACTATTATCAGTATCAAGTTTTGATCAAGCCGTCGCCGGATAATATCCAGGAGGTGTATCTAGATTCTCTGCGAGCATTGGGCATTCAGCCGGAGGATCGCGATATCCGGTTTGTTGAGGATAACTGGGAGTCGCCAACGTTGGGCGCTTGGGGCGTAGGCTGGGAAGTTTGGCTCGATGGGATGGAAATTACGCAGTTCACCTATTTCCAGCAATGCGGGGGAATAGACTGCCGTCCGGTTTCTATCGAAATTACTTACGGACTGGAACGCTTGACGATGTACCTTCAGAATGTGGATGCGTTTACAAAAATTCAGTGGAACGATCGCATCACCTACGGAGACGTACACCTTCAAGGCGAAGTAGAACAATGTACTTATAACTTCGAGGCATCGGATTCCGATCTCTTGTTCAATCTTTTTAGTCTGTACGAACAGGAAGCCAAACAACTGATCGATCGCGGACTCGTTCTGCCCAGCTACGATTACGTTCTTAAGTGTTCCCACACCTTCAACTTGCTCGACGCGCGAGGTGTTATTGCCGTAACCGAACGGACGCGATATATCGGTCGCATCCGTAACCTCGCCAGACAAGTTGCTCATCTGTACTTTCAGCAGCGAGAGGCCTTGGGCTTCCCGTTGCTAGAAGCTAACGCAGAAGCAGCATAACGCGGAATCCTTCGTTAACTTATTTTCGTCCGACTGTAGCAAACTCAGCGGACTGTTTTAAGCTGTTGGGTGAAAGCAGTACGAAAACACTCACTCATCGCCCATGAAACTATTGTGTCTGAGCAACGGCCACGGAGAAGATGAAATTGCTGTTCGCATCTTAGAAGAGCTTCAGCATCAAGCACCAACGGTGGAGTTAGCGGCTCTGCCGTTAGTGGGCGAGGGAGGAGCGTATCAGCGACACAATATTCCGGTTGTAGGGGCAGTGAAACAAATGCCCTCCGGTGGGTTTATCTACATGGATGGCAAGCAATTGTGGCGAGATGTCAAACAAGGGGGATTGCTGCAATTGGTGTGGCAACAGTATCGAGCGATTCGTCAATGGGTGCAGTCTTCGAGCGAACAAACAGCGGTGTTGGCGGTGGGCGATTTTGTCCCCCTTTTATTTGCTTATTTAGCTGGCGTTCCTTATGCTTTTGTCGGAACTGCCCGATCTGAATATTATTTACGCGATGAGGGAGGATGGCTTTCAGCGCAACGAAAGCTGGAAGCAGTAGGCGGTTCGGTGTATCATCCTTGCGATCGCTGGCTGATGGGACGAAGACGCTGTAAGGCGGTGTTTCCGAGGGATAGTCTGACGGCACAGATTTTACAGGAAAAAGGGCAGTTGCCAGTGTTTGACTCGGGCAATCCGATGATGGATGGCATCGAGTCGGAAGAGTCTGCGCCGATTTTTTATCGCCCTAACATTGATGCAGAGGAGGAAGCGCGATCGCTGACTATTTTACTGTTACCCGGTTCGAGAGCGTTGGAAGCGTATGAAAATTGGGAAAAGATTGCGATCGCAGTGCGGGAGATTGCATCTCGTTTTCGTCGGCAGTCGATATTGTTTCTAGCGGCGATCGCGCCTTCTCTTAGTTTAGAGCCGTTGAGTGCAACGGCAATGGCGAATGGATTCCAACGAAGCACTTTGCCGGAGAAACTCCCCATTGTCGATAGAGATGCGATGGCATTTTCGCGCGATGGCGTACTGCTAATTCTGACGCAAAATGCGTATCGAGATTGCTTGCTAGCTGCCGATTTTGCCGTAGCGATGGCAGGAACGGCGACAGAACAATTTGTTGGTTTGGGGAAACCCGCGATCGCGATTCCCGGACGCGGACCGCAGTATACTTACGCTTTCGCCGAAGCGCAATCGCGATTGCTGGGATGTTCTCTGATCTTGGTACAAAAACCTCAAGAAGTAGCGGAGGCAATTCAAACACTTTTAGCAGATCCCGATCGCCTGCAAGCGATCGCGGAAAATGGACGGCGACGTATGGGGACAGCAGGGGCTGCAAGACGAATTGCAGAATGTTTGAATCGTATCCTGTTATAGCTAAGGATTTAAACTCAAAATCTCTTGGATTTAAATTTTAAAGCATTATCCCTTCTACCGATGGCGATGCAACAAATATGGGGTACAGCAATGGCTATACCCCACTTTTTAAACAAATTTCTGGTTATTCAACTCAATTGAAATTAGCCGAGAACTTCTTTCGCTTTCGCTACGACGTTATCAACCGTGAAACCGAATTTCTCCATTGCTAAATCGCCAGGAGCGGAAACCCCAAAACGATTAATTCCGATCGCGTTCTCTTCACTCACAGCATAACGTCCCCATCCGAAGGTCGTACCCGCTTCTACTGAAACGCGCTTCGTAACTTCTTTTGGCAAAACGGATTCTTTGTAAGCCGCATCTTGGTCTTCAAAGATTTCCCAACTCGGCATCGAAACGACGCGAACCTTCTTACCTTCCGCGCGCAGTTTTTCGGCTGCATCGACGCACAAAAAGACTTCCGAACCCGTACCGATAAGGATAATATCGGGGGTTTCGTCGCCGCCGGAAAGGACGTAAGCGCCTTTAGCAGCATTTTCGATAGAACTGCCTTCTAAGTTGGGCAGATTTTGGCGGGAGAAGGCAATCAACGTCGATTGTTTGTGCTTGCTACCAATGGCTTTTGATCGTTCGACCGCAACCTTATACGCGCCCGAAGTTTCGTTACCATCGGCGGGACGATAAACAATTAAATCGGGAATCATACGCAGGGAGGCAATATGCTCGATCGGTTGGTGAGTCGGCCCATCTTCGCCCAAACCAATCGAATCGTGGGTCATGACCCAGATTACGCCCGCTTGTGCCAGTGCCGACAGACGAATCGCATTGCGCATATAGTCGGTAAACACCAGGAAGGTTGCGCCGTAAGGAATCAACCCAGAATTATGCAGGGCAATACCGTTACAAATTGCACCCATACCGTGTTCGCGCACGCCGAAACGCAAGTTGCGGTTTTCGTACTTACCTTTTAGGAAACTGCCGGAAACTTTGAGTTCGGTGAGGTTGGAGTGGGTTAAGTCTGCCGAACCGCCAATGAGTTCGGGGAGGACTGGGGCGAGCGCATTCAGCGTCATTTCCGAGTTTTTGCGCGTTGCCAGGGGTTTATCGGCGGGGGTATAGGTGGGCAGAGCTTTTTCCCAACCTTCGGGGAGTTTGTCAGAAATCATCCGCTCGAATTCGGCGGCTTCTTCTGCGTATTTAGATTTGTAGTCATCCCAAACCTTCTGCCATTCTGCCTCCGATTCTGCACCGCGATCGACGGCTTTGCGGAAGTGCTTGAGGGCATCTTCCGGAATGTCGAAGGGTTCGTGTTCCCAACCGAGGTTTTCGCGGGTGGCTTTCACTTCGTCGCCGCCGAGAGCCGCGCCGTGAACGCCCGCGCTGTTGGCTTTGTTGGGGGAGCCGTAACCGATGGTGGTGGTAACTTTAATCATTGAGGGCTTATCCGTCACGGATTTTGCTTCCTCAATTGCTTTGGCAATCCCATCGAGGTCGGTGTTGCCGTTTTCGACGTGGAGGATGTGCCAACCGTAAGCTTCAAAACGTTTGCTGACATCTTCGGTGAAAGAGATTTCGGTGTTGCCGTCGATGGAGATGTGGTTGTCGTCGTAGAGAGCGATAAGTTTGCCCAAACCGAGGTGTCCGGCGAGGGAGCAAGCTTCGCCAGAAATCCCTTCCATGTTGCAACCGTCGCCGAGGATGACGTAAGTATAGTGGTCTACGATGGTGCTGTCCGGTTTGTTGAATCGTGCGGCGAGGTGGGCTTCAGCCATTGCTAAACCGACACCGTTAGCAATCCCTTGACCGAGGGGACCGGTGGTGACTTCGACACCGGAAGTCATAAAGTTTTCCGGGTGGCCTGGGGTTCTCGAGTCCCACTGACGGAAGTTTTTGATATCGTCGAGGGTGACGCTATCGTAGCCGGTGAGGTAGAGCATGGCATATTGAAGCATACAGCCATGTCCGGCGGAGAGGACGAAGCGATCGCGGTTAATCCATTGGGGATTTTTGGGGTTGTAGCGCATAGCGCGATCCCAGAGGACAAAGGCCATCGGCGCTGCGCCCATCGGCAAGCCAGGGTGTCCGGATTTTGCCTTTTCGACTGCATCAATAGCTAAAAAGCGAATGGAATTAATGGCAACTTCTTCAAGCGATTGGGTAGCAACGACCATAATCTGTTCTTTTAAGGAGTGAGACTACAAAACTGGAGCGCAAAACTGCTTTCAATCTTAAAACTGGATGGCACGGATCGCCCCGAGGTACTATATCATCATCCCATCTGTAGGGATCGATGGGCAAGCAGTTGATAATTGACAATTAATAATTGACAATTGACAGTTAAACTGTTGAGCGATCGCTGTTTATGGCTTTTTTTTACTCTCGTACCGTGCGTTTGGCTGATACCGATGCAGCCGGTGTTATTTATTTTGCAAACGTTCTCAATATTTGCCATGAAGCTTACGAGCAAGCTTTGATAGTGGCGGAGATTGCATTGGGAACGATGATTTTGGATTTTGGCGTGGCGCTGCCGATCGCGCATAGTGCTTGCGATTTTTTGCAGCCCATCGCTTGGGGCGATATCCTTCAAGTTAGCGTGGCGCTGCGGGAGTTGCGCGATCGCAGTTTCGAGCTTGCCTACGAAGTTCGCTTATCCTCCGAACGCCTTGCTGCTAACGCCATCACTCGCCACGTCTGCATTTGCGCCCAAACTCGCCGCAAACAAGCTCTGCCCGACGCGATCGCACAAGCCTTGCGATCGCTTGCCTAAAAAAAATTTCTATTCCCCCCTTGTAAAACTCCACACAGTTCTGCTACAATTAGAAACTGTGGTTAAGTTAATCATCTAGCTATCCTCAGTAGCTCAGTGGTAGAGCGGTCGGCTGTTAACCGATTGGTCGCAAGTTCGAATCTTGCCTGGGGAGTTGAAGCGCAAAATCTTAAAAAATCGGGGAGAATTCAAATTTCTCTTCTTCAATCGCGCTATGACTATAGTTAGTCTAGACTGGAGTAATTCAGTTAAAAAACGATCAGTAAGAGCAGCAATGAGCAGCAACATCGAAGAACAAATTCAACAAGAGCGCGAAAATGCTAGAGCCGTTTGCAATACCGACGGCAGCAACGCAGCGGAATGTGCGGCTGCTTGGGACGCAGTAGAGGAACTGCAAGCCGAAGCATCCCACCAACGGCAATCTAAGCCCAAAGCCAATTCTCTGGAACAATACTGTAGCGATAATCCCGACGCAGTAGAGTGTAGAATCTACGACGACTAAAATCCGTCAGGCGGAATTAGAATTATAAAAACCCGGTTTCCCTGAGAAACCGGGTTTTTAAGCAACTGGAAGCTATAATCGGAAAGTTTGAGAATGCGAGTAACACGCGATGGAAAATGCAGTCTGGTTTAAGCCGCTGATTTGGATGGACTACCGTCTCGCTGTTTTATTAGCAGCGGCAATTCCCTTAGTTTTACTCATTTGGGCGCTATTTAAGCGCGCCGAAGCGATTACTCGCTTGTTAGTTATTTACTGGCGGGTTGCAAGTCTGCTCGCGATCGCGCTTTACTTAATGATTCCAGCATGGCGCATTGCCTTCATTGCCGGATTTGCCGCTCGGATCTTAATTCCCATCTCCCTTTGGTTTTGGATCGATCTCAATGAAGAAATCGACGATCGCCCGCCAGACGGAATTAAGCTCGCAACAACGGCATGGCGCTGGGCGATGACAGTCTATTGTATCCTTAGCGCGATCGCTTCCCTACCTTTTCTTTCCTGTGCTTTTAGCAACAACGCCAACCAACTCCCCGGTTGTCGCGCATGGATGGAAGTTCCTTGGACTTACTACCACTTCCTACACTACAAAGCCGACTATAGTAACGTCGGATTGCTCGGATTCCTTGGGGCGGTCGGTTTGTGCTTCTATGTTGTTTCGTTCCTATATTTTCTGTTAATCAAGCTCGGCAAACAAGGGCGATCGGCAATGGAAAGATGATAGTAATTGATAATTGACAAGGGATAATTGATAATGAGGAGAACAGAAAAGTTAACTCGCCCCTCTCCGATTTAGTTTGTTTAAATCAGCCTATATTACAAAGTCAGTTATTGCAGTCAACCACGATCGGAAAAAGTAAAATTGAGTAGTTCGATTGAAAAACGCTTAGAAGCCTATACCTTAAAACATCCCCAAGAAGTCCTAATTGTGACTGTTGAAGGAGATGGAGAAGGCGATTGTATCCTCATTTTTAAAGGATTTTCAAGCTCCTTAATGCGTTCCACCGCTTTCGACCCAGATACGCCCGTCTTCCCAGCAGAGGCGCGTATTATTGCGATCGATCGCGCCGTCAGTCCCTTCAATCCCGCTTCTCCTCGCTACATCCAACAAGGCTTAAGTTGGGAGGAGATGGAACCATTACTTGATTAGGAACAGATAATTACGCGCGCCGCTGAACTTCAAAAATCTTAATGAAAATGACGCAAGAATCGGTTTAACCTAACAGTTTGGGTAGTTTTTTGCCTATTCCACGTCAACCGCTTCGCTCTATATCAAAAATTCATTAGGAAATCGAGCATGAGTGTCAATTTATCTACAATGCTGCGCGAAGGGACAAAGAAATCCCATACGGCTGCTGAAAACGTCGGATTTGTCAAGTGCTTTTTAAAAGGTGTTGTTGAAAAGAACTCTTATCGAAAATTAGTTGGAAATCTCTACTTCGTTTACTCCGCAATGGAAGAAGAGATGGAGAGACATCGCAATCACCCCGTCCTCTCCGGCGTTTATTTTCCCGAATTAAACCGCAAGCAAAGTTTGGAAGAAGATTTACAGTTTTATTACGGCCCGAACTGGCGCTCTCAAGTACGAGCTTCTGAAGCGGGAGAAGCCTATGTTAACCGCATTCGGGAAATTTCCAATACCAAACCCGAACTCCTGATCGCTCACCTCTACACTCGCTATCTCGGCGACCTTTCTGGCGGACAAATCCTCAAGAAAATTGCTCAAACTGCAATGAATCTTGCTGACGGTCAAGGCACGAGTTTTTATGAATTTCCTGAAATTCCTGACGAAAAAGCCTTCAAGCAAGAGTATCGCCAGCGTTTAGATGAAACACCCATCGACCAAGCAACAGCGGATGAAATTGTCGATGAAGCAAATGCTGCCTTCGGAATGAACATGAAAATGTTCCAAGAATTGGAAGGAAATTTAGTGAAAGCAATCGGGACGATGTTGTTTAATACGCTAACGCGCCGTCGCTCGCGCGGTAGCACGGAAGCTGATGCTAGCTTAGCGACGGCTAAGTAAGTTCGACGCGAGAGAACCATTAAGCATGGGCAGGGACGTTACCTTTAACGTCCCTTCTTAATTATTAATGCGATCGCGCGTTAGCCAACTCAATTCGAGCAATTTAATGAAGCAACGGCTGTATATCGAGATGGGCGGCGACTAAATCCGCGATTCCGTCCAACATCACCTCGCGCTGTTCGCGATAGTTGGGAACCCCCGTTGGGAGAGACAATAAACCGCGTCGCTGGCGAAGATGATTCAGCCACGCCCTGCGCCATGCCCCATTATCAAACAAACCGTGCAGATAGCAGCCCCAAGTCAGCATCGCTTTATCGACAATCCCCAAACTCGGATCGTTAAATAAAGGGTGATAATCTTCCTTCAGTTGCCCCTTCTTCAACTCCACGAGAAGCGAACGCCCTTGGTGGATTTCGTACCCTTCCACCGGCAATCCCGCTGTCGGGAATTCCGAATTAACCGTTCGCTGGCGCACGACTTTATTACGCGAGAGAATGGTTTTGAGAGGCAGCAGGTTCAAACCGCGACACTCCGCGATCGAACCTTCCAACTTTTCGGGATCGCTGACCATTTGACCGAGCATTTGGAAGCCGCCGCATATTCCCATTACGGTTCCACCCG is drawn from Oscillatoria sp. FACHB-1406 and contains these coding sequences:
- the glyQ gene encoding glycine--tRNA ligase subunit alpha, with amino-acid sequence MALSFQAVIATLNQFWSDRGCAIAQPYDTEKGAGTMNPHTFLRAIGPEPWSVAYVEPSRRPTDGRYGENPNRYQHYYQYQVLIKPSPDNIQEVYLDSLRALGIQPEDRDIRFVEDNWESPTLGAWGVGWEVWLDGMEITQFTYFQQCGGIDCRPVSIEITYGLERLTMYLQNVDAFTKIQWNDRITYGDVHLQGEVEQCTYNFEASDSDLLFNLFSLYEQEAKQLIDRGLVLPSYDYVLKCSHTFNLLDARGVIAVTERTRYIGRIRNLARQVAHLYFQQREALGFPLLEANAEAA
- a CDS encoding lipid-A-disaccharide synthase-related protein, whose protein sequence is MKLLCLSNGHGEDEIAVRILEELQHQAPTVELAALPLVGEGGAYQRHNIPVVGAVKQMPSGGFIYMDGKQLWRDVKQGGLLQLVWQQYRAIRQWVQSSSEQTAVLAVGDFVPLLFAYLAGVPYAFVGTARSEYYLRDEGGWLSAQRKLEAVGGSVYHPCDRWLMGRRRCKAVFPRDSLTAQILQEKGQLPVFDSGNPMMDGIESEESAPIFYRPNIDAEEEARSLTILLLPGSRALEAYENWEKIAIAVREIASRFRRQSILFLAAIAPSLSLEPLSATAMANGFQRSTLPEKLPIVDRDAMAFSRDGVLLILTQNAYRDCLLAADFAVAMAGTATEQFVGLGKPAIAIPGRGPQYTYAFAEAQSRLLGCSLILVQKPQEVAEAIQTLLADPDRLQAIAENGRRRMGTAGAARRIAECLNRILL
- the tkt gene encoding transketolase, which translates into the protein MVVATQSLEEVAINSIRFLAIDAVEKAKSGHPGLPMGAAPMAFVLWDRAMRYNPKNPQWINRDRFVLSAGHGCMLQYAMLYLTGYDSVTLDDIKNFRQWDSRTPGHPENFMTSGVEVTTGPLGQGIANGVGLAMAEAHLAARFNKPDSTIVDHYTYVILGDGCNMEGISGEACSLAGHLGLGKLIALYDDNHISIDGNTEISFTEDVSKRFEAYGWHILHVENGNTDLDGIAKAIEEAKSVTDKPSMIKVTTTIGYGSPNKANSAGVHGAALGGDEVKATRENLGWEHEPFDIPEDALKHFRKAVDRGAESEAEWQKVWDDYKSKYAEEAAEFERMISDKLPEGWEKALPTYTPADKPLATRKNSEMTLNALAPVLPELIGGSADLTHSNLTELKVSGSFLKGKYENRNLRFGVREHGMGAICNGIALHNSGLIPYGATFLVFTDYMRNAIRLSALAQAGVIWVMTHDSIGLGEDGPTHQPIEHIASLRMIPDLIVYRPADGNETSGAYKVAVERSKAIGSKHKQSTLIAFSRQNLPNLEGSSIENAAKGAYVLSGGDETPDIILIGTGSEVFLCVDAAEKLRAEGKKVRVVSMPSWEIFEDQDAAYKESVLPKEVTKRVSVEAGTTFGWGRYAVSEENAIGINRFGVSAPGDLAMEKFGFTVDNVVAKAKEVLG
- a CDS encoding thioesterase family protein, whose product is MAFFYSRTVRLADTDAAGVIYFANVLNICHEAYEQALIVAEIALGTMILDFGVALPIAHSACDFLQPIAWGDILQVSVALRELRDRSFELAYEVRLSSERLAANAITRHVCICAQTRRKQALPDAIAQALRSLA
- a CDS encoding Calvin cycle protein CP12, yielding MSSNIEEQIQQERENARAVCNTDGSNAAECAAAWDAVEELQAEASHQRQSKPKANSLEQYCSDNPDAVECRIYDD
- a CDS encoding DUF3177 family protein; translation: MENAVWFKPLIWMDYRLAVLLAAAIPLVLLIWALFKRAEAITRLLVIYWRVASLLAIALYLMIPAWRIAFIAGFAARILIPISLWFWIDLNEEIDDRPPDGIKLATTAWRWAMTVYCILSAIASLPFLSCAFSNNANQLPGCRAWMEVPWTYYHFLHYKADYSNVGLLGFLGAVGLCFYVVSFLYFLLIKLGKQGRSAMER
- a CDS encoding heme oxygenase (biliverdin-producing), with amino-acid sequence MSVNLSTMLREGTKKSHTAAENVGFVKCFLKGVVEKNSYRKLVGNLYFVYSAMEEEMERHRNHPVLSGVYFPELNRKQSLEEDLQFYYGPNWRSQVRASEAGEAYVNRIREISNTKPELLIAHLYTRYLGDLSGGQILKKIAQTAMNLADGQGTSFYEFPEIPDEKAFKQEYRQRLDETPIDQATADEIVDEANAAFGMNMKMFQELEGNLVKAIGTMLFNTLTRRRSRGSTEADASLATAK